In the genome of Thunnus albacares chromosome 16, fThuAlb1.1, whole genome shotgun sequence, the window ATACTGAGGACCAAGCTAAAAGTATTGTATAATCCTCACCTTTGGGCATGAATGACAGGATACTGCATATATTACTTGAATATTGTCAGTCATTTTTGCTGTTCAGCTGCCTCCAAACACGTTATCACCAAGCTGCTCTGCTTAGGTGGTGTGATTGACCCATACACTGCGATTTACATCCTAAAAAGGTGTTCctgttaaatgtttatttcatttcatgatTTATTTCCATAGTAGagtgaaaagggaaaaaaaagaagcaaaaacaggaaatagtCTGTGTCAGTTTGTGGTTCCATTAAAGGATAAGAGGGGAGGTGTACAGCAGAAGCAAATTTAAAGAATGGGTCTGTGATGCTTTAAATCAGAAGAATGAATGAGTCTGTTCAAGGAGGAGCAGAGCGAATAAATAGCAGCGGATGGCTTGCAGGGACATTGTgagacaaaacaacagtcacaaCACAAGTACTCAGTGTATCCTTTCGGCACATTCTGGATTAAATGGAACTTCAGAGATATTTGTGGATTTCTCATAAAAAGCAGTCTCAGAGACAGTTGCAAATGCTCATGAATCCTTACTCTAATATGAGTCCAAGGATCTATGAGAACCGGTGTAGGTGTTTGGCAGATCCTGGAAATCATGTGAACTACAGATACTATATAACATCAATTAGTGACAGTAATCCAGTGGAATAAATACAGCATGTTTACCGATAAGACTGACATTCATTAAGTGACAAACCCCAGaacccacacacatactgttCACAGGCATAATTTCCATCAAACCTGTACATGCTCTGCCtacacactctctcttcttcttcttcttcttcttcaaaaaacaagcatttcactcatttcatattcagtttttgtgaatatttttagaACGTTTAGAACACCAAACACATGCACAGGGCTCAGTGCCCCCACTCATCCCCCCTGACACCCTCATAAGGTGCTGTCTTCTGCAGGCACTCACTGAAACATAATGAGAAGGTAGAGGAAGAATCTTTCTTCCTCTCAAATTCAGTAACTTTCCTAAATTGGAGACAGGTAACAAAAGCACTGTATTTTAGAAAAAGCAATACATCCTCAACAGGAGTCTAGGCAGAAGCTCAGAATTGACAATAAACAATATTCCAATAATGTCTTATTATGTATGCATTAAAATGGTCTGGCAgggatgttgtttttgttattttggagATTGAACGGAATAGCATCTGTcggataaataaatgaagatgaaATGCTATCAAGCTCTGTGAGAGAGCCAGGGCGGAGCTGTATTCTTCGATGTCTCAGAGCTGAATATCCCTCTGACAGGAAGGGAGAggcattgttttttgttgtttttttggttttaggAATTGATTGTTGTGTTGGCAAAGAGTGCCATTTTTGAGAAGCACTAAGACCTCTCCAAAAAAAAgaactgaacaaacaaacaaaaaaaggataaGAAATTTTTTCCTTTCGAAATGAAAAAGGGGATTCTCTAAAAATGACACACAAGAAATGGATGCATTAGCAACAGCAGAATAATCCTCTACTGAGAAGCACATGTTTAAACAGTGGAAAGACTGCCCATCTTTGACCTGCCTCCCTCTCACCTTGAAATGAGAAATCTCATCTCTCATTCAGCAGAGCTGAGGTGccttctcaaaatgtcaactctATTCACTGATTACTAAAAAGGCTAAAAGAAAAGGTCTTTCCAAAAAAACCCCTGCAAACATTTACCAAGAACCACTAATGGTATCCTCAGTGGGCTCCAAGTGCACAATTTGCAACTGTGAATACCAAATGGCAGATTGTAATTCCTGAAGTTAAAAGCTAACACATCGCAGGAGGATTAATTGCTCGCAACATCTACTGTATGCTGGCAGCCAGCAGAACTCTTTCTGGATACTTGGGAATCAACCAGATTTTGAAAGCCACTCAGCATAAGTAGGTCATTTACTGAACATACATTAGATTTTCATGGAAAGAAGTACATTTTCTTGCCTTGTTATTTTACCTCCTGTCATCTTTCATGCTGActatacaatacatttttttcacacagcttCAGGAATAATTTTAGTCTCCAAAAGTCTCCAGTGGGGCCCTCCGTAACTGTAAATTCTGCTTCAAATTGTAAGACTTCATCACAAGGACACTCAACTATCATGTCTCCGGGTAAGAGATGGATGATCGCAGTTGTCCAAACTTCTGGATGAAGTCTGCCTGAGCTCGGACTAAAGCTTCCTCATCTATGTACACTGCTGGCCTCCTGGCTGTGACAAAGTACTGCACTTTCCTCAGGCTCCAGCCAAGGACATACATAAGCAGGCCACACACGGCTGCCGTCGACCTGCCCACTCCAGCATTACAGTGAACATAGACTGTGTGACCATTTTCCAGGAGACCATGAAGCAGGAATACAGCCTGGGGAAGCATCCTGATGCGTCCTGTAGAAGGGAATAATAACACAATGGCAATATTCATCTGTATGGATTGTATTTGTCATCAAATCCCTTTAAAAGgatttacagtacattacagtCAAAATAAACTTCTGACATCAACAGGTACCAATGTAGGTGGATTGCTGCTgtaaatatactttatatagACTTTCTGTGACTTGTTAATGAGATTTCTTAGTGTGATCACACACAAGATGCTTTTGTCTTGGATActctaagatttttttttttttttttactagaatTCATCATGGACACATGGATTCTTCTTTTGTGACTGGCACGATACATGAGGTACTGGACTGTATGACTACGTATTATCTCAATAAAAAagtcttatgtgtgtgtttttacttcatttgtACTATGTGAGCCATgccaaagacacattttcattgcCTTGTGATGCACAATAACGTTCTGATTCTGATGAATATTCTGGCTAAAGGAAACCTCTGGAGGTGATTTGAGGTCATGGTTGGCTACAATTTCATCAATCACAGATCCTTAGGCTTGATGAGGCTTATTTCTTGCATTCTTCTGGTTCTAGAAATGATGAATGTAAAAGCATTCATCCTAGTTCATTTTCAGACCTTTGAATTATTTGAATGGAACCTTTGAATTTCTATGGTGAAAAAACAGCATGGTGAAGGTTGGCATTGTGAGTAAGTTTAGAGCTATTCAGCCAAATGACCCagactacagtacagtacatgcaaGTGCCAGCACTGCCAAAGTGTCTTTGAGGAAGATGTTGAGTCCCTAACAGCTTCAacctgtgtctgtctgctcactGCGACTAAACAGTTATTATTACTGAATTCATTCTTGCATGCCCACAAAATTCTCCTTACCCTCAGTGCTCATATCAGGTGTGGGTATCCACACGTACGCCAAGCCATTGTCATTGTACAAATTAATCATGGTCTCCGGGGTCATGGATTCCCCTTGGTTGCGCCTGCAGCCGTGGGAGTTGTTCACTACATCCTGTTCTGTCTGGAAGTTCATCACTGCAGTAATGCCCAATTCATGCTTCAGCTTGATCGTCACATGTTCCACTTGTCGTGGGCAGCTGCCCAGCCAAATCCGTGGCAGCACCCTGGGGGCAATAAACAGGGATGATCAAATAAAACAGGGATAATGTACAAGATTTTCAATTCAAGAGTCATTTTAGATACAGGTTGAATTGATGCAAAGTggagatacagaaaaaaagaaatgatgatgatagaTCACAACTGTGGAGTAGCAGTGTTATAAAATAGTTTACAAAGTATGAAGAGAGCTTCAGACACTAAGAGGGAAAAATAAATGAGTTGTGAGAGATGCTGCTGGCTGGTGTAATGAGTAGGAGTAccaaagttattttttaaaaactgtcctaCTGACAGATGAGGTGAGCTGACGTTAGCAGGTCACTAATAAGCAAAAGGTTAGCTCTCGCTGTTTCTTTCTCCcaccttcctccctctctccctcatagcaatgatgttttattgacctCCTGTCCCTCTAATTTTCTCCCTTACCACTATGGTTTGAGGCAGACTCCATTTAGTGTTCATTAGTATGCATTAAGTCAACAATCTGAGGAGGTGACGCGTAAAAGGAAGGAAGGACGCTGTTAATCTAGAATGTCCCAGAATGGCACTGCCGTGTTAACTCTCTGGTCTCCACTTCTGTTTCTATATGACCTCCTTTTTTTCCAACCGCAAATGGCATTGTCGTAAGTAATTCGACTGTCTTTTGTTGCTGCTGAACAACATTTTTTGCCTTCAACATGTAACAAGActatttaaagatgaaaaaccGAACTACAAGTTTTCACATTATCTCTCCTGCATGTTTAGCAGTTTGCTTATTCTGCCAGAGAGCTACAGTGACAATTATGCAATTAttcaaagtaaaatgaaaagatattcTAGAAggttctcctttttttccattgttttcatttatacaagaatatatgtcatttttttaaaacagtcaaGTGTTTAGTTTATCAACATTGGATTTGAAAATTGCTTCAttactcaaaaacaaacatctcaaTATGTCAAAATCCCAATTGTTCGGTTCAACAGTAATAAAAACTGattacaaaaaaatgtctgtgtAACCCTTAGGCCTCCTCTTCTCAGAATATAACCAAGAGTGATGAGGGACCTGCTAGAAATCGAGTTTAAGTCCCTTTGAATCATATAATGAGTTACTgcagagtgagtgtgtatgataCTCGGGGCTACACGGATGCAAGGTCTGAGAGACTAATTTAAAAAGCTATTAATAGTCAAGATACAAGGGCACAGTGCTTCCTACTGAACACAGGTCCTTGACATAAGCCTTGTAAGGTCTTCGGACACAAATTAAAACCTGATGGCACAAGCCAAGCTGGCTCATTCTTATGCGAGTTATGTGCTCACTGCGTCAGGGGTCCCGGGCTAATTTCTGCTATGCCTGGTATACCATGGCACTGAGTAGGCCTTAAAGGAGAAAGGCATGCATGGGTAGACTTCATTCAAACATGAACATGCATCCTCCATCCTTCATCCTCTCGGCTAACCCTAAATATTAAGCAAATTACATAACAGTTCTCTAAGTCTATCACTACTGCTCATGCttacatgttgttttaatttccGAATCCTCCGGGTTATGTCACAGATGCACAGATGTGACCGCAACAGCAAGGCCAGCCCTATACACACACGAAAGTCTGTGACTGACTGAGGAAGTTACACCTGCACATGCAAACTATTGACTTTCATCAACTTCTTTGACACATTTATCTACATTTGTTTGTGGTAATGAAACAACAGAGTATTTGTAAAACCTGTGATAAAGGTTTAGCTCTATTTTTACTGGAGCATAGAGTGACTGAATTTACTGCAACTATTCAACCTGGAGACTGTAAAAGACTAAATGTAGTCAAACCTATCACTGAGATGTTATGAGCTGACACAACCaactcagtgtctctctctctctaaaagACTTGTGAATAGGAAGATTTGAAAAGGCGAATACAAGGAGTAAGATGAAGAGTGCTTCCAACAAAGAGCACATTTCAGTCACTTCTGCAAAAATGAGACCAACAAGATTAAGTAGGTGATAATACAGCTGCTAGTGGTTTACTTTTTGGAATTATATTTTTTCAAAGTGTCAGACAATTATAACAAAATGGGAAAgagctaaattaaaaaaaaacagtgagaaagCATAAGAAGGTAACTGAGGCTCTCTGCCCTGTAAGAGATTGAGATAAGAAACTCAAGTTTTATCGAGAAAGGGCAGAGTGACATGACTGCCTTGTCTTCTTTGCAGGACACTAAGTACTGTAGAAGAAGAGTGTTCCTTTAATATCAAGATGTTAAAGAATGCAAACTTGCATTAGGAATATAGATGAATACATCAAACGTAAGACAACTGGTTACATTTGAAAGCTGCAAGGAAGATACAAGAAAAGGAGCTGATGCATTCAAGTTGCTCAAGAAACAGTTAGACTTCAGCATGGAAATTCATTAGCCCCAGAGGACCTCATTAATTTTATAGTATTATTACATTTGGTACACACATCCGATTTGACATCACAAAGGCATGAAACTTCTAACAAGCATCATAACAGTGGGAGGGAGAATGATGGATCCACAAGAAAAGTACTTTGACAGTTTGCAGGATTTCGGCATCTTTTTTCATTAGAAACTACAGACGTCAAGTGAAGAATATATGAATGTCCAATTACTGTGAATCATGACAGGAAAGCCTTACAGGGATAGTTTgccattttgggaaatatgcttattggctttctttctgagagttagatgaaaagattgctAGAATTCTCAGGTCGGTACTCTAAATATGAAGATACAGCCAGCAGcagattagcttagcttagcataaggactggaaacaagagaaaacagctagcctgggtCTCTCCAAGGGATACAGCACTGACTAagacattgtttgtttgtttaatttgtaaaaaacaaagttgtggttttacagaggGTTATGTATTACTTCGAGTAGTACTACTTCCTGAAGTGTCTGCTGATCGCCTGGCAACCTTACATTGACCACAAGACCATGAGAGTGGTAGTGATCTTCCCATCTAACTCTGCAGGAAAACAAATATGCATATTTGTCAAAATATGGAACAATTTAAACTGAGAAAGGTTGACTGAGGACACAGGAAATTGTTTTACTTACTTCATAACATTTAGACAATCACAGTGTTCCCATACAACATTGTGCAAAGAAAGTATTACCTGGAAAAATGTATGGCCTTCTGACCAGCCACACCAAAATAAAAGTTGGTGGTGTGTTTCATCTCATCTGTGTGTCCCGTTTCTTCTATCCAGTGACCAATTGGGTGACAGTACACTCCATCCACCATGTTCCTCTTATCATATGAACAACTTCTGTCATGGTGTGGACCATTGCCTGTTGACAAAGAAGACAACATTTGTGCAGGTTAGTGACCAAATACCATGTTGGGACAGAAGTATTCATAAAAacgttttttgtttgtttgtttattttttttgtttgttttagatttCTTTCAGGCATCAGGCAGATGCCTATATTTCATGAGTTGTGttagacagaaaaacaacattaaatacATAAGGAGATAATGGTTCCCTTctaccaacaaaaaaacagtgttggaaaataaagtatatttactcaagtactgtacttcgGTACAAATTtgaagcatttttattttgtgctactaaatacttaaaaaaaaattaaactccATTAAACCATTAAACTCTATAGacaatattgtactttttaatcAGCTACATTTATCTGCCAGCTACTGTAACTACTTACGTTGCACACATgtattcaaattaaataaaaaacatatgatgaatttataaaatataaataacccAACAGTATTTGAAGTAATTAGAATTAACTCCACCTTGATTAGCtacattaaaatgctgcctacatgttaatgcatcaacaacaataataatccagtaa includes:
- the epm2a gene encoding laforin encodes the protein MLFRFGVILTPDSSDTEVFVLGSRPEMGHWDPSGAVQMTASQKFPSPNEPCLWICDVQLAEPCKDTLWFKFIKRIRGNFIWEGNGPHHDRSCSYDKRNMVDGVYCHPIGHWIEETGHTDEMKHTTNFYFGVAGQKAIHFSRVLPRIWLGSCPRQVEHVTIKLKHELGITAVMNFQTEQDVVNNSHGCRRNQGESMTPETMINLYNDNGLAYVWIPTPDMSTEGRIRMLPQAVFLLHGLLENGHTVYVHCNAGVGRSTAAVCGLLMYVLGWSLRKVQYFVTARRPAVYIDEEALVRAQADFIQKFGQLRSSISYPET